A region from the Variovorax sp. V93 genome encodes:
- a CDS encoding F0F1 ATP synthase subunit epsilon → MAGTIHVDVVSAEESIFSGEAKFVALPGEAGELGIYPRHTPLITRIRPGAVRIETADGGEEFVFVAGGILEVQPNAVTVLSDTAIRGKDLDDEKANLAKAAAEEALKNAKSDIDIAMAQSELAVMAAQIAALRKYRQKK, encoded by the coding sequence ATGGCAGGCACCATTCATGTGGACGTGGTCAGCGCGGAAGAGTCGATCTTCTCGGGCGAAGCCAAGTTCGTCGCGCTGCCCGGTGAAGCCGGTGAGCTCGGCATCTACCCGCGCCACACCCCGCTGATCACGCGCATCCGTCCGGGTGCGGTGCGCATCGAAACGGCCGACGGCGGCGAGGAATTCGTCTTCGTGGCCGGCGGCATTCTCGAAGTGCAGCCCAACGCCGTCACCGTGCTGTCCGACACCGCGATCCGCGGCAAGGACCTCGACGACGAGAAGGCCAACCTGGCCAAGGCCGCCGCCGAGGAAGCGCTCAAGAACGCCAAGAGCGACATCGACATCGCGATGGCGCAGTCGGAACTGGCCGTGATGGCTGCGCAGATCGCTGCGCTGCGCAAGTACCGCCAGAAGAAGTAA
- the atpD gene encoding F0F1 ATP synthase subunit beta — protein MAEGKIVQCIGAVVDVEFPRDQMPKVYDALKFEGGGLTLEVQQQLGDGVVRTIALGSSDGLRRGLIVTNTGAPITVPVGKATLGRIMDVLGRPIDERGDVSQDLTASIHRKAPAYDELSPSQDLLETGIKVIDLVCPFAKGGKVGLFGGAGVGKTVNMMELINNIAKAHSGLSVFAGVGERTREGNDFYHEMADSGVVNLEKLEDSKVAMVYGQMNEPPGNRLRVALTGLTIAESFRDEGRDVLFFVDNIYRYTLAGTEVSALLGRMPSAVGYQPTLAEEMGRLQERITSTKVGSITSIQAVYVPADDLTDPSPATTFAHLDSTVVLSRDIASLGIYPAVDPLDSTSRQLDPNVVGEEHYNVARAVQGTLQRYKELRDIIAILGMDELAPEDKLAVARARKIQRFLSQPFHVAEVFTGSPGKYVPLAETIRGFKMIVNGEADHLPEQAFYMVGSIDEAFEKAKKVA, from the coding sequence ATGGCTGAAGGAAAAATTGTCCAATGTATCGGCGCCGTGGTCGACGTGGAGTTCCCGCGTGACCAGATGCCCAAGGTCTATGACGCCTTGAAATTCGAAGGCGGCGGACTGACCCTCGAAGTCCAGCAGCAGCTCGGCGACGGCGTGGTGCGCACCATTGCACTCGGCTCGTCCGACGGCCTGCGCCGCGGCCTGATCGTGACCAACACCGGCGCGCCCATCACGGTGCCGGTCGGCAAGGCCACGCTCGGCCGCATCATGGACGTGCTCGGCCGTCCGATCGACGAGCGCGGCGACGTGAGCCAGGACCTCACCGCATCGATCCACCGCAAGGCCCCCGCATACGACGAGCTGTCGCCTTCGCAGGACCTGCTGGAAACCGGCATCAAGGTGATCGACCTGGTGTGCCCGTTCGCCAAGGGCGGCAAGGTGGGCCTGTTCGGCGGCGCCGGCGTGGGCAAGACCGTGAACATGATGGAACTCATCAACAACATCGCCAAGGCTCACTCGGGCCTGTCGGTGTTCGCCGGTGTGGGTGAACGTACCCGCGAAGGCAACGACTTCTATCACGAGATGGCCGACTCCGGCGTCGTGAACCTCGAGAAGCTCGAGGACTCGAAGGTGGCCATGGTCTACGGCCAGATGAACGAGCCCCCGGGCAACCGCCTGCGCGTGGCGCTGACCGGCCTGACCATCGCCGAGTCGTTCCGCGACGAAGGCCGCGACGTGCTGTTCTTCGTGGACAACATCTACCGCTACACGCTGGCCGGTACCGAAGTGTCGGCCCTGCTGGGCCGCATGCCTTCCGCCGTGGGCTACCAGCCGACGCTGGCCGAGGAAATGGGCCGCCTGCAGGAGCGGATCACGTCGACCAAGGTTGGCTCGATCACCTCGATCCAGGCCGTGTACGTGCCGGCCGACGACTTGACCGACCCGTCGCCCGCCACCACCTTCGCCCACCTGGACTCCACCGTGGTGCTGTCGCGCGACATCGCTTCGCTCGGTATCTACCCCGCCGTGGACCCTCTCGATTCGACCTCGCGCCAGCTCGACCCGAACGTGGTCGGCGAAGAGCACTACAACGTGGCCCGCGCCGTGCAAGGCACGCTGCAGCGCTACAAGGAACTGCGCGACATCATCGCGATCCTGGGCATGGACGAACTGGCACCGGAAGACAAGCTGGCCGTGGCCCGCGCCCGCAAGATCCAGCGCTTCCTGTCGCAGCCGTTCCACGTGGCCGAAGTGTTCACGGGTTCGCCCGGCAAGTACGTGCCGCTGGCCGAAACCATCCGCGGTTTCAAGATGATCGTGAACGGCGAAGCCGACCACCTGCCGGAACAGGCGTTCTACATGGTGGGCAGCATCGACGAAGCGTTCGAGAAGGCCAAGAAGGTCGCTTAA
- the atpG gene encoding F0F1 ATP synthase subunit gamma translates to MAAGKEIRGKIKSVENTKKITKAMEMVSVSKMRKAQERMRAARPYSEKIRNIAANLGKANPEYTHAFMKKNEAKAIGFIIVTSDKGLCGGLNTNLLRAVTAKLREAQSAGIAIESVAIGSKGLGFLNRIGARVVAHVTHLGDTPHLDKLIGPVKTLLDAYAEGKLSAVYLCYTKFINTIKQEPLVEQLLPLAADSLQVEAGQHSWDYIYEPDAQSVIDELLVRYVESLVYQAVAENMASEHSARMVAMKAATDNAGNVINELKLVYNKTRQAGITKELSEIVSGAAAAAGV, encoded by the coding sequence ATGGCAGCTGGTAAGGAAATCCGCGGCAAGATCAAATCGGTGGAAAACACCAAGAAGATCACCAAGGCCATGGAAATGGTCTCGGTTTCCAAGATGCGCAAGGCGCAAGAGCGCATGCGTGCCGCCCGCCCCTACAGCGAAAAGATCCGCAACATCGCGGCCAACCTGGGCAAGGCGAATCCCGAGTACACGCACGCGTTCATGAAGAAGAACGAGGCCAAGGCCATCGGCTTCATCATCGTCACGAGCGACAAGGGCCTGTGCGGCGGCTTGAACACCAACCTGCTGCGCGCCGTGACGGCCAAGCTGCGGGAAGCGCAGAGCGCGGGCATCGCGATCGAGTCGGTGGCCATCGGCAGCAAGGGCCTGGGCTTCCTGAACCGCATCGGTGCGCGCGTGGTGGCCCATGTCACCCACCTGGGCGACACGCCTCACCTGGACAAGCTCATCGGCCCGGTCAAGACGCTGCTCGACGCCTATGCGGAAGGCAAGCTGTCGGCCGTGTACCTGTGCTACACGAAGTTCATCAACACGATCAAGCAGGAGCCGCTCGTCGAGCAGCTGCTGCCGCTGGCCGCAGACTCGCTGCAGGTCGAGGCCGGCCAGCATTCGTGGGACTACATCTACGAGCCCGATGCGCAGAGCGTGATCGACGAGCTGCTGGTGCGCTATGTGGAGTCGCTGGTCTACCAGGCCGTGGCCGAGAACATGGCGTCCGAGCACTCCGCCCGGATGGTCGCAATGAAGGCGGCGACGGACAACGCCGGCAATGTGATCAACGAGCTCAAGCTGGTCTACAACAAGACCCGCCAGGCAGGCATCACCAAGGAGCTTTCGGAAATCGTGTCCGGCGCCGCTGCGGCTGCCGGTGTTTGA
- the atpA gene encoding F0F1 ATP synthase subunit alpha, with translation MQLNPAEISELIKSRIEGLGVSANIRNEGTVVSVTDGIVRVHGLSDAMQGEMLEFPPTADGTPSFGLALNLERDSVGAVILGEYEHISEGDTVKCTGRILEVPVGPELIGRVVNALGQPIDGKGPINAKMTDVIEKVAPGVIARKSVDQPMQTGLKSIDSMVPIGRGQRELIIGDRQTGKTAVAIDAIINQKGQNMTCVYVAIGQKASSIKNVVRALEQAGAMDYTIVVAASASESAAMQYVSAYSGCTMGEYFRDRGEDALIVYDDLSKQAVAYRQVSLLLRRPPGREAYPGDVFYLHSRLLERAARVNADYVEAFTKGEVKGKTGSLTALPIIETQAGDVSAFVPTNVISITDGQIFLETNLFNAGIRPAINAGISVSRVGSSAQTKVIKGLSGGIRTDLAQYRELAAFAQFASDLDEATRKQLDRGARVTELLKQAQYSPLPISLMGATLFAVNKGFMDDLDIKKVLPFEHGLHQFLKSSHAALLDKIEKAKALDKDAEAELTAAITSFKKSFA, from the coding sequence ATGCAACTCAATCCCGCAGAAATTTCCGAACTGATCAAGAGCCGCATCGAGGGCCTCGGAGTCAGCGCGAACATCCGCAACGAGGGCACCGTGGTTTCGGTGACCGACGGCATCGTGCGCGTGCACGGCCTGTCCGATGCAATGCAGGGCGAAATGCTCGAGTTCCCGCCCACGGCCGACGGCACGCCGTCGTTCGGCCTGGCGCTGAACCTCGAGCGCGACTCGGTCGGCGCCGTGATTCTGGGCGAGTACGAGCACATCTCCGAAGGCGACACCGTCAAGTGCACGGGCCGCATCCTGGAAGTGCCCGTCGGCCCCGAACTCATCGGCCGCGTGGTGAACGCCCTCGGCCAGCCGATCGACGGCAAGGGCCCGATCAATGCCAAGATGACCGACGTGATCGAGAAGGTCGCACCGGGCGTGATCGCCCGCAAGTCGGTCGACCAGCCGATGCAGACCGGCCTCAAGTCGATCGACTCGATGGTGCCGATCGGCCGCGGCCAGCGCGAGCTGATCATCGGCGACCGCCAGACCGGCAAGACGGCCGTGGCGATCGACGCGATCATCAACCAGAAGGGTCAGAACATGACCTGCGTCTACGTTGCGATCGGCCAGAAGGCTTCGTCGATCAAGAACGTGGTGCGCGCACTCGAACAAGCCGGCGCGATGGACTACACCATCGTGGTGGCCGCATCGGCCTCCGAATCGGCCGCCATGCAGTACGTGTCGGCCTACTCGGGCTGCACCATGGGCGAATACTTCCGCGACCGCGGCGAAGACGCGCTCATCGTCTATGACGACCTCTCCAAGCAGGCCGTGGCCTACCGCCAGGTCTCGCTGCTGCTGCGCCGCCCGCCGGGCCGCGAAGCCTACCCCGGCGACGTGTTCTATCTCCACAGCCGCCTGCTCGAGCGCGCAGCCCGCGTGAACGCCGACTACGTCGAAGCCTTCACCAAGGGTGAAGTCAAGGGCAAGACCGGTTCGCTCACCGCGCTGCCGATCATCGAAACGCAGGCCGGCGACGTGTCCGCCTTCGTTCCGACCAACGTGATCTCGATCACCGACGGCCAGATCTTCCTGGAAACCAACCTGTTCAACGCCGGTATCCGCCCCGCCATCAACGCCGGTATCTCGGTGTCGCGCGTGGGTTCGTCGGCGCAGACCAAGGTCATCAAGGGACTGTCGGGCGGTATCCGTACCGACCTGGCCCAGTACCGCGAGCTGGCTGCGTTCGCGCAGTTCGCCTCCGACCTGGACGAAGCCACCCGCAAGCAGCTCGACCGCGGTGCCCGCGTGACCGAACTGCTCAAGCAGGCCCAGTACAGCCCGCTGCCGATCTCGCTGATGGGCGCCACGCTGTTCGCGGTGAACAAGGGCTTCATGGACGACCTGGACATCAAGAAGGTGCTGCCGTTCGAACACGGGCTGCACCAGTTCCTGAAGTCCAGCCATGCTGCGCTGCTCGACAAGATCGAAAAGGCCAAGGCACTCGACAAGGACGCCGAAGCCGAGCTGACCGCCGCCATCACGTCGTTCAAGAAGTCGTTCGCCTGA
- a CDS encoding F0F1 ATP synthase subunit delta: MAELATIARPYAEALFKASSSDVAGTSAWLEKMAVIAASPELQQFADNPKATAEQVLGVVAGAFGAPLPAHAQNFLGALLDNGRFSVLPEIAKQFRALANAKSGSSDAVVYSAFPIDASALANVAAALEKRFGRKLQVTVQQEPELIGGIRVVVGDEVLDTSVKARLEQMKVALAA; encoded by the coding sequence ATGGCAGAACTCGCCACCATTGCACGCCCCTACGCCGAGGCGCTCTTCAAGGCCTCGTCGTCCGACGTTGCCGGCACCAGCGCCTGGCTCGAAAAGATGGCCGTCATCGCGGCCAGTCCGGAGCTCCAGCAGTTCGCCGACAACCCCAAGGCCACGGCCGAGCAGGTTCTCGGCGTGGTCGCCGGCGCCTTCGGTGCGCCGCTGCCCGCCCATGCCCAGAACTTCCTGGGTGCGCTCCTCGACAACGGGCGCTTCTCGGTGCTGCCGGAAATTGCGAAGCAGTTCCGGGCACTGGCCAACGCGAAGAGCGGTTCGTCCGACGCCGTGGTCTACAGCGCCTTCCCGATCGACGCCTCGGCCCTGGCCAATGTGGCGGCCGCGCTCGAAAAGCGCTTCGGCCGCAAGCTGCAGGTCACGGTCCAGCAGGAGCCGGAGCTGATCGGCGGCATTCGTGTGGTGGTCGGCGACGAGGTGCTCGACACCTCCGTCAAAGCGCGCCTTGAACAAATGAAAGTTGCGCTGGCGGCCTGA
- a CDS encoding F0F1 ATP synthase subunit B: MSITGTLIVQMIVFLILVGFTMKFVWPPIAKALDDRAAKIAEGLAAADKAKSELSAANKRVEAELGQARNESAQRLADAERRAQAIVEEAKARATEEGNKIVAAARVEADQQALKAREALREQVAALAVKGAEQILRKEVNAGVHADLLARLQTEL; the protein is encoded by the coding sequence GTGAGCATTACCGGTACCCTGATCGTTCAGATGATCGTGTTCCTGATCCTGGTCGGGTTCACGATGAAGTTCGTGTGGCCGCCGATCGCGAAGGCGCTGGACGACCGCGCTGCGAAGATCGCCGAAGGCCTCGCTGCCGCCGACAAGGCCAAGTCCGAACTCTCCGCCGCCAACAAGCGCGTGGAAGCCGAACTGGGCCAGGCACGCAACGAGTCCGCACAGCGTCTTGCCGACGCCGAACGTCGCGCCCAGGCCATCGTTGAAGAGGCCAAGGCCCGCGCGACCGAGGAAGGCAACAAGATCGTTGCAGCCGCACGCGTCGAAGCCGACCAGCAGGCACTGAAGGCGCGCGAAGCGCTGCGCGAGCAAGTCGCGGCCCTGGCCGTCAAGGGCGCAGAGCAGATCCTGCGCAAGGAAGTGAATGCAGGCGTTCACGCCGATTTGCTCGCCCGCCTGCAGACCGAACTCTGA
- the atpE gene encoding F0F1 ATP synthase subunit C: protein MMEVISFVALAAGLIIGLGAVGACIGIGIMGSKYLESAARQPELMGELQTKMFLLAGLIDAAFIIGTGIALWFATANPFLAQIANLPK, encoded by the coding sequence ATCATGGAAGTTATTAGCTTTGTTGCACTGGCCGCCGGCCTGATCATCGGTCTGGGCGCTGTGGGCGCATGTATCGGCATCGGCATCATGGGCAGCAAGTACCTCGAGTCGGCCGCACGTCAGCCTGAACTCATGGGTGAACTTCAAACCAAGATGTTCCTGCTGGCTGGTCTGATCGACGCCGCTTTCATTATCGGCACCGGTATCGCCCTCTGGTTCGCAACGGCCAACCCGTTCCTGGCTCAGATCGCCAACCTGCCGAAGTAA
- the atpB gene encoding F0F1 ATP synthase subunit A, translating into MAAENAAEHGQTAGEYIIHHLTHLQSSKPGGVADFSVFNFDSLFFSIALGILGCWLLWLAARKATSGVPGRFQAAVELLVEMVDQQAKGIVHNATSRKFVAPLALTIFVWIFLLNAMDLFPVDLFPAIWAKIFHIAGEDPHHAYLRVVPTADLSVTMGMSVAVLLVCLYYNIKIKGLGGWVHELFTAPFGNHWALYPFNFAMQMIEFIAKTVSHGMRLFGNMYAGELIFLLIALMGGAWSLSATGIGLAIGHIIAGTAWAIFHILIITLQAFVFMMLALVYIGQAHDHH; encoded by the coding sequence ATGGCTGCTGAAAACGCTGCGGAACATGGTCAGACCGCGGGTGAATACATCATTCACCACTTGACGCACCTGCAAAGCTCCAAGCCGGGCGGTGTTGCGGACTTTTCGGTTTTCAATTTCGACTCGCTCTTCTTCTCGATAGCACTGGGCATCCTGGGTTGCTGGCTGCTCTGGCTGGCGGCCCGCAAGGCTACTTCGGGCGTTCCCGGCCGTTTTCAAGCGGCCGTCGAACTGCTGGTGGAAATGGTCGACCAGCAGGCCAAGGGCATCGTCCACAACGCCACCAGCCGCAAGTTCGTGGCCCCGCTGGCGCTCACGATCTTCGTCTGGATCTTCCTGCTCAATGCAATGGACCTGTTCCCGGTCGATTTGTTCCCGGCGATCTGGGCCAAGATCTTCCACATCGCCGGCGAAGACCCGCACCATGCCTACCTGCGCGTCGTGCCCACGGCCGACCTCTCGGTGACAATGGGCATGTCGGTGGCCGTGCTGCTGGTCTGCCTCTACTACAACATCAAGATCAAGGGCCTGGGCGGCTGGGTGCACGAGCTCTTCACGGCGCCGTTCGGCAACCACTGGGCGCTGTATCCGTTCAACTTCGCGATGCAGATGATCGAGTTCATCGCCAAGACCGTCTCGCACGGCATGCGGCTGTTCGGCAACATGTACGCCGGCGAACTGATCTTCCTGCTGATCGCGCTGATGGGCGGCGCCTGGTCGCTGTCGGCCACCGGTATTGGCCTGGCCATCGGCCACATCATCGCGGGCACGGCCTGGGCCATCTTCCACATCCTGATCATCACGCTGCAGGCGTTCGTGTTCATGATGCTGGCGCTGGTCTACATCGGCCAGGCCCACGATCACCACTGA
- a CDS encoding ATP synthase subunit I, which translates to MKTIARKDEQVAEDLDAEYKPLTADEARELRARHPSISPWWVIAGQLVVGLLVALAAWGLTGRQNLGWSAGYGAIAVVIPAAVFARGLTGRFSSLNPGTAVVGFFLWEMVKMALSIAMLFAAPRLITALSWPAMLIGLVVTMKAAWLAVMFSPRRRQHRDE; encoded by the coding sequence ATGAAAACAATCGCCCGAAAAGATGAGCAAGTCGCGGAAGACCTCGACGCAGAATACAAGCCGTTGACCGCCGATGAGGCGCGTGAACTGCGAGCAAGGCATCCCTCGATCTCCCCCTGGTGGGTCATCGCGGGGCAGTTGGTTGTCGGTCTGCTGGTGGCTTTGGCCGCCTGGGGACTGACGGGGAGGCAAAATCTGGGGTGGTCCGCCGGCTACGGCGCGATTGCGGTGGTCATTCCTGCTGCGGTGTTCGCGCGGGGCCTGACCGGCCGGTTTTCTTCCCTGAATCCGGGCACTGCGGTGGTTGGGTTCTTCCTGTGGGAAATGGTCAAGATGGCCTTGTCGATTGCGATGTTGTTCGCAGCGCCAAGGCTGATAACGGCGCTGAGCTGGCCAGCAATGCTGATCGGTTTGGTGGTGACAATGAAGGCGGCCTGGTTGGCGGTGATGTTCTCGCCCCGGCGCCGGCAACATAGAGACGAGTAA
- a CDS encoding D-amino acid aminotransferase, translating into MHPLTAALPSTLCYLDGEYTALKDARISVLDRGFIFGDGVYEVVPVYGGQPFCFDEHMARLDRSLAELQIANPLTLAQWRGIVMRLVEPGGDAPQAVYFQVTRGVAPRDHAMTRGVRPTVFVMVNPLPPVADAVRAKGVACVSAADFRWQKAHIKSTSLLGAVLARQISVEAGAAETIMFRDEWLSEASSSNVWIAKDGGLIGPPKDNLVLTGIRYGLLERLCAECGIPFALRRISRSEVFGADELLLSSASKEVLPVVTLDGQPIGNGRPGPIYQALYAAYQKAKLHNAQTQGVPA; encoded by the coding sequence ATGCACCCTCTTACCGCCGCACTCCCCTCCACGCTCTGCTACCTCGACGGCGAGTACACCGCACTCAAGGACGCACGCATCAGCGTGCTCGACCGCGGCTTCATCTTCGGCGACGGCGTCTATGAAGTCGTCCCCGTCTACGGTGGCCAGCCCTTCTGCTTCGATGAACACATGGCACGGCTCGATCGCTCGCTGGCCGAACTGCAGATCGCCAACCCACTCACGCTCGCCCAGTGGCGCGGCATCGTGATGCGGCTCGTCGAGCCGGGCGGCGATGCGCCCCAGGCCGTGTACTTTCAAGTTACCCGCGGTGTCGCGCCGCGCGATCATGCCATGACCCGGGGCGTGCGCCCGACGGTGTTCGTGATGGTGAATCCGCTGCCGCCGGTGGCCGATGCCGTGCGCGCCAAGGGCGTGGCCTGCGTGAGCGCGGCCGACTTCCGCTGGCAGAAGGCGCACATCAAGAGCACCAGTCTGCTGGGCGCGGTGCTGGCGCGGCAGATCAGCGTCGAGGCCGGCGCGGCCGAGACCATCATGTTCCGCGACGAATGGCTCAGCGAGGCATCGTCCAGCAATGTGTGGATCGCCAAGGATGGCGGCCTTATCGGACCGCCCAAGGACAACCTGGTGCTGACCGGCATCCGCTACGGCCTGCTCGAACGCCTGTGCGCCGAATGCGGCATCCCGTTTGCGCTGCGCCGCATCTCGCGCAGCGAAGTGTTCGGTGCCGACGAGCTGCTGCTTTCGTCGGCCAGCAAGGAGGTGCTGCCGGTCGTGACGCTCGATGGCCAGCCCATTGGGAACGGCCGCCCCGGCCCCATCTACCAAGCCTTGTATGCGGCTTACCAGAAGGCCAAGCTGCACAACGCGCAAACGCAAGGAGTTCCCGCATGA
- a CDS encoding YbeD family protein — MTDTKDNIETATVHVPDPRKESLIEYPSQFPIKVMGAKADGFVHAITQIAERFDPVFDATTVELRDSKAGNYLGVTITVTATSREQLDDLYRALSSHPMVKVVL; from the coding sequence ATGACCGACACCAAGGACAACATCGAAACCGCCACCGTTCACGTTCCCGATCCGCGCAAGGAATCGCTGATCGAGTACCCCTCGCAGTTCCCGATCAAGGTCATGGGCGCCAAGGCCGATGGCTTCGTGCATGCCATCACGCAGATTGCCGAACGCTTCGATCCGGTCTTCGATGCCACCACGGTCGAGCTGCGCGACAGCAAGGCGGGCAACTACCTGGGCGTGACGATCACCGTCACCGCCACCAGCCGCGAGCAGCTCGACGATCTCTACCGGGCACTGTCGAGCCATCCGATGGTCAAGGTCGTTCTCTGA
- the lipB gene encoding lipoyl(octanoyl) transferase LipB: MRTGIELKWLGATDYAATYGAMKQFTLERLPETLDALWVCEHTPVFTQGLAGKQDHILNPGNIPVVQTDRGGQVTFHGPGQVVAYPLIDLRRAGYFVKEYVFRIEESVLRTLAHFGVTGHRVAGAPGIYVRLDDPFSHAALTGPLPAGDPFRGLGKIAALGIKVSRHATYHGVALNVAMDLEPFSRINPCGYAGLQTVDLSTIGVQTTWEEAARVLSQKLSTYLAP; encoded by the coding sequence ATGCGCACGGGCATCGAACTGAAATGGCTCGGTGCCACCGACTACGCCGCCACCTACGGCGCGATGAAGCAGTTCACGCTCGAGCGCCTGCCCGAGACGCTCGATGCGCTGTGGGTCTGCGAGCACACGCCGGTCTTCACGCAGGGCCTCGCCGGCAAGCAGGACCACATCCTGAACCCCGGCAACATCCCGGTCGTGCAGACCGACCGCGGCGGCCAGGTCACTTTCCACGGCCCCGGCCAGGTGGTGGCCTATCCGCTGATCGACCTGCGCCGCGCCGGCTACTTCGTGAAGGAATACGTCTTTCGCATCGAGGAATCGGTGCTGCGCACGCTGGCGCACTTCGGGGTGACGGGCCACCGCGTGGCGGGCGCGCCGGGCATCTACGTGCGGCTCGACGACCCTTTTTCGCATGCCGCGCTGACCGGCCCGCTGCCCGCCGGCGACCCGTTCCGCGGCCTCGGCAAGATCGCCGCGCTCGGCATCAAGGTGAGCCGCCACGCCACCTACCACGGCGTGGCGCTCAACGTCGCGATGGACCTCGAACCCTTCTCGCGCATCAACCCTTGCGGCTATGCGGGGCTGCAAACGGTCGATCTTTCTACAATCGGGGTCCAAACCACATGGGAAGAAGCTGCCCGGGTCCTGAGCCAGAAGCTCAGCACCTACCTGGCGCCTTGA
- the lipA gene encoding lipoyl synthase: MSTTEVVRDAQSAETYNPLAKQKAAAKLSRIPVKVVQQGEVLKKPEWIRVKAGSPTTRFYEIKQILRESNLHTVCEEASCPNIGECFGNGTATFMIMGDKCTRRCPFCDVGHGRPDPLDKDEPLNLAKTIAKLRLKYVVITSVDRDDLRDGGSQHFVDCITNIRELSPMTQIEILVPDFRGRDDRALEILKAAPPDVMNHNLETAPRLYKEARPGSDYQFSLNLLKKFKALHPQVPTKSGIMVGLGETDEEILQVMRDMRAHDIDMLTIGQYLSPSGSHLPVRRYVHPDTFKMFEEEAYKMGFSHAAVGAMVRSSYHADQQAHAAGV; the protein is encoded by the coding sequence ATGAGCACCACAGAAGTCGTCCGCGACGCCCAGAGCGCCGAAACCTACAACCCGCTGGCCAAGCAGAAGGCCGCGGCCAAGCTCTCGCGCATCCCCGTCAAGGTGGTGCAGCAGGGCGAGGTGCTCAAGAAGCCCGAGTGGATCCGCGTGAAGGCCGGCAGCCCCACCACGCGCTTCTACGAGATCAAGCAGATCCTGCGCGAGAGCAACCTGCACACGGTCTGCGAAGAAGCCTCGTGCCCGAACATCGGCGAATGCTTCGGCAACGGCACCGCCACCTTCATGATCATGGGCGACAAGTGCACGCGCCGCTGCCCGTTCTGCGACGTGGGCCACGGCCGCCCCGACCCGCTCGACAAGGACGAGCCGCTCAACCTCGCGAAGACCATCGCCAAGCTGCGCCTGAAGTACGTGGTGATCACCAGCGTCGACCGCGACGACCTGCGCGACGGCGGCAGCCAGCATTTCGTCGACTGCATCACCAACATCCGCGAGCTCTCGCCGATGACGCAGATCGAGATCCTCGTGCCCGACTTCCGCGGCCGCGACGACCGCGCGCTCGAGATCCTCAAGGCCGCGCCGCCGGACGTGATGAACCACAACCTCGAAACCGCGCCGCGCCTCTACAAGGAAGCGCGCCCGGGCAGCGACTACCAGTTCAGCCTCAACCTGCTGAAGAAGTTCAAGGCGCTGCATCCGCAGGTTCCGACCAAGAGCGGCATCATGGTGGGCCTGGGCGAAACCGACGAAGAGATCCTTCAGGTGATGCGCGACATGCGCGCGCACGACATCGACATGCTGACCATCGGCCAGTACCTGTCGCCGTCGGGCTCGCATCTGCCGGTGCGCCGCTACGTGCATCCCGACACCTTCAAGATGTTCGAGGAAGAGGCCTACAAGATGGGCTTCAGCCACGCGGCGGTGGGTGCGATGGTGCGGTCGAGCTATCACGCGGATCAGCAGGCGCACGCCGCCGGCGTCTGA